Part of the Corynebacterium efficiens YS-314 genome is shown below.
GTGGGTGCCCCACCTCGGGCGCAGACTGAACCGCGTCAACCGGGTGGGGACTGAATAGCTAACCCAGACTACACCACCCGGAGGTCCTTCCCCACCTTGGTGATGATTTCCGGTGCACCGGCGGTGATGATGAGGGTGTCCTCGATGCGCACGCCGCCCCTGCCCGGGACGTAGATTCCCGGTTCGATGGTCAGGGTGGATCCCTCCTCCAGAACACCCGTGGCGGTCTTCGCGGCGGCGGGTGCCTCATGCACCTCCAGGCCGATGCCGTGGCCGGTGGAATGCACGAAATAGTCCCCGTACCCGGCGTCCTCGATGATGGAACGGCAGGCATGATCAATATCCACGAGCTTGGTGCCGGCATAGGCGGCCTCCACACCGGCGAGCTGGGCCCGGAGCACAATGTCATAGATCTCGGTTTCGAAATCCCCAGCCTCACCCATGATGAGGGTACGGGTCATATCGGAGTTGAAACCACGGGCATGGGCGCCGAAGTCGATGGTGACCAGGTCGCCGCGCTCGATGATGCGGTCACCCGCGCCGTGATGGGGCTTGGCGGAGTTCGGCCCCGACGCGACGATGGTGTCAAAGCTGGGGCGTTCAGCACCGAGCATCCGCATCCGGTATTCCAGATCCGCCGCGACCTGGCGTTCGGAGCGTCCCTCAGCCAGTTCACCGGCAGACAGGAGATCCTCGAAGGCCTGTGAGGCCAGTGCCGCGACGTCCCG
Proteins encoded:
- a CDS encoding aminopeptidase P family protein — translated: MALADTRFATRRRALASKLAARRIDSILVTSPIHVRYLTGFTGSNGALLLHKDLSARMCTDGRYTTQIGEEVPDIEAMIERASATALLATVEGDRRVAFEAAQTTVAQLDALREAAGEDVQLIPVTGVVESIRLHKDPFEQDRLRDVAALASQAFEDLLSAGELAEGRSERQVAADLEYRMRMLGAERPSFDTIVASGPNSAKPHHGAGDRIIERGDLVTIDFGAHARGFNSDMTRTLIMGEAGDFETEIYDIVLRAQLAGVEAAYAGTKLVDIDHACRSIIEDAGYGDYFVHSTGHGIGLEVHEAPAAAKTATGVLEEGSTLTIEPGIYVPGRGGVRIEDTLIITAGAPEIITKVGKDLRVV